The Devosia sp. A16 genome includes a window with the following:
- a CDS encoding glycosyltransferase yields the protein MNKRIAIAAIGTMGDVQPFVALALALKKRGHSVVLCATNDFEGFVTGHGVEFATLGSDIQAFMRQSQFDNVMSKNSLLYAPKLLRDGQKIMKTACRHLWATAQDVDAIIFHQTTNFAVDVAEALDIPAIMTAFQPINPTGEFPYFGYDGPPPEPLFNRISLDPLFNRLSYVVQAAHQSYYDFPRDRMRAKLLGLRSRKRPGFSKNARGEPIPALHAYSPVISPRPGDWPETTTVTGFWRLDDITGWEPDAAFRKFLDAGEAPIYLGFGSMPWGAQRNTEIITKALREWGGRAVVGKGWGGIKAEDLPDTVYAIDKAPHTKLFPLMKALVHHGGAGTTYAGLYAGRPTFVVPHFFDQPYWGRRVYELGCGPAPVRLRKLTPSILASALEELSSDPTFAIAAAELRDRLVLEDGTGLAADIVEETIETYPGNLYDTDEVMGAAS from the coding sequence ATGAACAAGCGCATCGCCATAGCTGCGATTGGTACGATGGGAGACGTGCAGCCCTTCGTCGCGCTGGCGCTGGCGCTGAAGAAGCGCGGGCACTCGGTGGTGCTCTGCGCCACCAACGATTTCGAGGGCTTCGTTACCGGGCACGGCGTCGAATTCGCAACGCTCGGCAGCGACATCCAGGCCTTCATGCGGCAAAGCCAGTTCGACAACGTCATGTCGAAGAACTCGCTGCTCTATGCGCCAAAGCTGCTGCGCGACGGCCAGAAGATCATGAAGACGGCCTGTCGGCACCTGTGGGCTACGGCCCAGGACGTCGACGCCATCATCTTCCATCAGACCACCAACTTCGCCGTCGACGTCGCCGAGGCGCTTGACATCCCTGCAATCATGACGGCCTTCCAGCCGATCAATCCCACCGGCGAGTTCCCGTATTTCGGCTACGACGGCCCGCCGCCGGAGCCACTGTTCAACCGCATAAGCCTCGATCCGCTGTTCAACCGGCTGAGCTACGTGGTGCAGGCAGCGCACCAGAGCTACTACGATTTCCCGCGCGACCGCATGCGCGCCAAGCTGCTGGGGCTGAGGAGCCGCAAGCGCCCAGGCTTTTCCAAGAATGCGCGCGGCGAGCCGATCCCGGCGCTGCATGCCTATTCCCCGGTGATCTCGCCGCGTCCCGGCGACTGGCCGGAAACGACGACCGTCACCGGCTTCTGGCGTCTCGACGACATCACCGGCTGGGAGCCGGATGCCGCGTTCCGGAAATTCCTCGATGCCGGCGAAGCGCCGATCTACCTGGGCTTCGGCTCGATGCCATGGGGCGCCCAGCGCAATACCGAGATCATCACCAAGGCTCTCAGGGAATGGGGCGGCCGCGCCGTCGTCGGCAAGGGCTGGGGCGGCATCAAGGCCGAAGACCTGCCCGATACCGTCTACGCCATCGACAAGGCGCCCCACACCAAGCTGTTCCCGCTGATGAAGGCGCTCGTGCACCATGGTGGCGCCGGCACTACCTATGCCGGGCTCTATGCGGGCCGCCCGACCTTCGTGGTCCCGCACTTCTTCGATCAGCCGTACTGGGGCCGCCGCGTCTACGAGCTGGGCTGTGGCCCTGCCCCGGTCCGGCTGCGCAAGCTCACCCCGAGCATCCTCGCCTCGGCGCTGGAAGAACTGTCATCCGATCCGACTTTCGCGATCGCCGCAGCCGAGCTGCGCGACCGGCTGGTGCTGGAGGATGGGACCGGGCTCGCCGCCGATATCGTCGAAGAGACGATCGAGACCTACCCGGGCAATCTTTACGATACCGACGAAGTGATGGGAGCCGCCTCGTGA
- a CDS encoding GNAT family N-acetyltransferase, whose product MPDGTLSADVLSSIAEIPAQVWNGLAPAHDGVVDNPFLDHRFLLALEQSGSAANRTGWQPQHLLLSDAAGTPVGAMPLYLKSHSQGEYVFDHGWADAFQRAGGDYYPKLQCAVPFTPVTGPRFLANDDASRTALIRTAETLATRNNISSVHATFVSEAEAELARASGWLVRHDTQYHWHNDGFSSFEDFLGTLSSRHRKVTRRERREALEADGLTVRWLTGADLTEAVWDAFFEFYQDTGSRKWGRPYLNRRFFSLLGEAMADRVLLMFAYDGEEPIAGTFSMIGHDRLYGRYWGATRNVPFLHFELCYYQAIDYAIAHKLPVVEAGAQGEHKLARGYAPATTRSVHWIGHPGLRDAVARFVAQERASVAREQEQLERYTPFRHGDPH is encoded by the coding sequence GTGCCTGACGGAACGCTCAGCGCCGATGTGCTCAGCTCCATCGCGGAGATCCCCGCGCAGGTGTGGAACGGGCTGGCGCCTGCGCACGACGGAGTGGTCGACAACCCGTTCCTCGATCACCGGTTCCTGCTCGCCCTCGAGCAGTCGGGCTCGGCCGCCAACCGAACCGGCTGGCAACCGCAGCACCTGTTGCTGAGCGATGCCGCCGGCACGCCGGTCGGCGCCATGCCGCTCTACCTCAAATCGCACTCGCAGGGCGAATATGTCTTCGACCACGGCTGGGCGGACGCATTCCAGCGCGCCGGTGGGGACTATTACCCCAAGCTTCAATGCGCCGTGCCGTTTACCCCGGTCACCGGCCCGCGCTTTCTCGCCAATGACGACGCCAGCCGCACTGCCCTGATCCGCACCGCCGAGACGCTGGCCACGCGCAACAACATCTCCTCGGTGCACGCCACCTTCGTCAGCGAGGCAGAAGCCGAGCTTGCTCGCGCCTCCGGCTGGCTGGTGCGCCACGATACTCAGTATCACTGGCACAATGACGGGTTTTCGAGCTTCGAGGACTTCCTCGGCACGCTGTCGTCGCGTCACCGCAAGGTTACCCGTCGCGAGCGCCGCGAAGCCCTCGAAGCAGACGGACTGACGGTTCGCTGGCTTACCGGAGCCGACCTCACGGAAGCGGTGTGGGACGCCTTCTTCGAGTTCTACCAGGATACCGGCAGCCGTAAATGGGGCCGCCCCTACCTCAACCGCCGCTTCTTCTCGCTGCTCGGCGAGGCGATGGCCGACCGCGTGCTGCTGATGTTCGCCTATGACGGGGAGGAGCCGATCGCCGGCACCTTTTCGATGATCGGCCACGATCGGCTCTACGGTCGCTATTGGGGCGCCACCCGTAACGTGCCGTTCCTGCATTTCGAGCTCTGCTACTACCAGGCCATCGATTATGCGATCGCCCACAAGTTGCCGGTGGTCGAGGCCGGAGCGCAGGGCGAGCACAAGCTGGCGCGCGGCTATGCGCCCGCCACCACCCGGTCAGTGCACTGGATCGGCCACCCGGGCCTGCGCGACGCGGTTGCACGGTTCGTCGCGCAGGAGCGCGCCTCGGTGGCGCGCGAGCAGGAACAGCTCGAACGCTACACCCCGTTCAGACATGGGGATCCGCATTAG
- a CDS encoding glycerophosphodiester phosphodiesterase family protein, translating to MCAKPNFDRPIAHRGLHDRGRGVIENSASAFAAAIEAGYAIECDVQLSRDGIPMIFHDDDLDRLTGVSGPVGARTMAELSSYTLLDSAAGDTPQRFDAFLAQVSGRVLLQIELKQQPNQAATEVLAQTVMDALKGYRGPVTLESFDPKLIIEVKKRGATMPVGIVTYAYDEPEWDQQLSDATKFALRHLLHWPLSRFDFISCRDKSLDLPAVRLFRSFGMPVTAWTIKSPAAALAVLGKADQIVFEGFDPPSA from the coding sequence ATGTGCGCCAAACCCAACTTCGACCGTCCCATTGCCCACCGCGGTCTGCATGACCGCGGGCGTGGCGTCATCGAAAACAGCGCGAGCGCCTTCGCGGCAGCGATCGAAGCCGGCTATGCCATCGAATGCGATGTGCAGCTCAGCCGCGACGGCATCCCGATGATCTTCCACGACGACGATCTCGATCGCCTGACCGGCGTGAGCGGTCCGGTCGGAGCGCGGACCATGGCAGAGCTTTCGAGCTACACCCTGCTCGACAGCGCCGCTGGCGACACGCCGCAGCGGTTCGATGCGTTTCTCGCCCAGGTCAGCGGCCGGGTGCTGCTGCAGATCGAACTGAAGCAGCAGCCGAACCAGGCGGCGACCGAAGTGCTGGCGCAGACGGTGATGGATGCGCTCAAGGGCTATCGCGGTCCGGTCACACTCGAATCCTTCGATCCCAAGCTGATCATCGAGGTGAAAAAGCGCGGCGCCACGATGCCCGTCGGCATCGTCACCTATGCCTATGACGAGCCGGAATGGGATCAGCAGCTCAGCGACGCCACCAAGTTCGCGCTGCGCCACCTGCTGCACTGGCCGCTCAGCCGTTTCGACTTCATCTCCTGCCGGGACAAGTCGCTCGACCTGCCGGCGGTAAGACTGTTCCGCTCGTTCGGCATGCCGGTGACCGCCTGGACCATCAAATCGCCGGCAGCGGCGCTGGCCGTGCTCGGCAAGGCCGACCAGATCGTATTCGAGGGGTTCGATCCACCAAGTGCCTGA
- a CDS encoding RidA family protein, whose product MTSPLDKLREYGYELPQPKAPVATYVPITRTGNIVYVSGQISSGADGVVTGLLGDTMNVVQGGNAAELAAVNFLSQIVHSAGVDLSKVKRVLKLTVFVASTPEFAEHHLVANGASNLIVGVLGDKGKHARSAVGMAALPLGAAVEVEGIIEVED is encoded by the coding sequence ATGACCAGCCCCCTCGATAAGCTCCGCGAATACGGCTACGAGCTGCCGCAGCCGAAAGCGCCGGTCGCGACCTATGTGCCGATCACCCGCACGGGCAACATCGTCTATGTGTCGGGACAGATCTCATCGGGCGCCGACGGCGTGGTCACCGGGCTCCTGGGCGACACCATGAACGTCGTCCAGGGCGGCAATGCCGCCGAGCTTGCCGCCGTCAATTTTCTCAGCCAGATCGTCCACAGCGCGGGCGTCGACCTCTCCAAGGTCAAGCGGGTGCTGAAGCTCACCGTATTCGTCGCCTCTACCCCGGAATTCGCCGAGCACCACCTCGTCGCCAACGGCGCCTCGAACCTTATCGTCGGTGTGCTGGGCGACAAGGGCAAGCATGCCCGCTCCGCCGTCGGCATGGCTGCTCTGCCGCTTGGCGCGGCGGTCGAGGTCGAAGGCATCATCGAAGTCGAGGACTGA
- a CDS encoding DNA polymerase IV: MLAICRDCSATVEALEAPTRCRACGSPRIKAHEELGALSIAHVDCDAFYASIEKRDDPSLVDKPLIIGGGVRGVVSTCCYIARQYGVRSAMPMFRAKELCPHAVIIPPNMAKYVVVSRQIRTLMDQLTPLVEPLSIDEAFLDLTGTEALHKAKPAVVLARFARRVEQEIGVTISIGLSHNKFLAKVASDLDKPRGYAVIGKAETIGFLAPQPVTLIYGVGKVFAETLRKDGFETIGQLQATPPEQLMRRYGDSGARLARLARGEDARAISTDDQMKTVSAETTFNSDLRTFEELSTELLALCERLSERLKAKAILGDTVTLKLKSAGFRLRTRARQLMIPTQLANVLYETGVQLLAREIDGTAFRLIGIGVSGISEADGVDPVDLIEPGIARRAAAERAIDRVRDRFGRDAVIRGKLYDRVKARAARNADKDEENQDDQPPR, from the coding sequence ATGCTGGCGATCTGCCGCGACTGTTCGGCGACGGTGGAGGCCCTCGAGGCCCCGACCCGCTGCCGCGCCTGCGGATCGCCCAGAATCAAGGCACATGAAGAGCTCGGCGCACTGAGCATCGCGCATGTCGACTGCGACGCCTTCTACGCCTCGATCGAGAAGCGCGACGACCCGAGCCTCGTGGACAAGCCGCTGATCATCGGCGGCGGCGTCCGCGGCGTCGTCTCCACCTGCTGCTACATCGCCCGGCAGTATGGCGTGCGCTCCGCCATGCCGATGTTCCGGGCCAAGGAGCTTTGCCCGCATGCGGTGATCATTCCGCCCAACATGGCGAAGTATGTCGTCGTGAGCCGCCAGATCCGCACGCTGATGGACCAGTTGACTCCACTCGTCGAGCCGCTGTCGATCGACGAGGCCTTCCTCGATCTCACCGGCACCGAGGCGCTGCACAAGGCCAAGCCGGCAGTGGTGCTCGCCCGCTTCGCGAGACGCGTCGAACAGGAGATCGGCGTCACCATCTCCATCGGGCTCAGCCACAACAAGTTCCTCGCCAAGGTCGCCTCCGACCTCGACAAACCGCGCGGCTACGCGGTGATCGGCAAAGCCGAGACCATCGGCTTCCTGGCGCCGCAGCCGGTGACGCTGATCTACGGCGTTGGCAAGGTGTTCGCCGAGACACTGCGCAAGGATGGTTTCGAAACCATCGGACAGTTGCAGGCGACGCCCCCCGAACAATTGATGCGCCGATATGGCGATTCCGGCGCCCGACTGGCCCGACTGGCACGCGGCGAGGATGCCCGCGCCATCTCGACCGACGACCAGATGAAGACCGTCTCCGCCGAGACCACCTTCAACAGCGATCTCAGGACCTTCGAGGAGCTCTCCACCGAACTCCTGGCGCTGTGCGAGCGCCTTTCGGAGCGGCTCAAGGCCAAGGCGATCCTGGGCGACACCGTGACGCTCAAGCTCAAGTCGGCAGGTTTTCGCTTGCGCACGCGGGCTCGGCAATTGATGATCCCGACACAGCTTGCCAACGTACTCTACGAAACCGGCGTGCAGCTTCTCGCTCGCGAGATCGACGGGACGGCATTCCGCCTGATCGGCATTGGAGTGAGCGGCATCTCGGAGGCGGACGGGGTCGATCCGGTCGACCTGATCGAGCCAGGAATCGCCCGGCGGGCGGCTGCCGAACGCGCCATTGATCGTGTACGCGATCGCTTCGGACGGGACGCGGTGATCCGTGGCAAGCTATATGACCGGGTGAAGGCTCGCGCCGCCCGCAACGCAGACAAAGACGAAGAGAACCAGGATGACCAGCCCCCTCGATAA
- a CDS encoding DUF3572 family protein, with protein MPKTLELTSRALGDLCLHHLAENPAQLAEFMSLTGYSPDALRQAVGGDGLDRGLIDYFAANEALLLALCANGGFKPDDFMRVWAKLNPAG; from the coding sequence TTGCCGAAAACCCTCGAACTGACCTCCCGCGCACTTGGCGATCTCTGCCTCCACCATCTGGCCGAGAACCCGGCGCAACTCGCCGAATTCATGAGCCTGACCGGCTATTCCCCCGACGCGCTGCGCCAGGCGGTGGGGGGCGACGGGCTCGATCGCGGGCTGATCGACTATTTCGCCGCCAACGAGGCGCTGCTGCTGGCGCTGTGCGCCAATGGCGGCTTCAAGCCGGACGACTTCATGCGCGTCTGGGCCAAGCTCAATCCGGCGGGATGA
- a CDS encoding response regulator, protein MPKTVMIVEDNELNMKLFNDLLESRGYSIIQTRNGLEALDLARAHHPDLILMDIQLPEVSGLVVTKWLKEDDELASIPVIAVTAFAMKGDEERILQGGCEGYISKPISVPHFLETIARYIGPAD, encoded by the coding sequence ATGCCCAAGACCGTCATGATCGTCGAAGACAATGAGCTCAACATGAAGCTCTTCAACGATCTGCTTGAATCGCGTGGATATTCCATCATCCAGACCCGCAACGGCCTGGAAGCGCTGGATCTTGCGCGCGCCCACCACCCGGATCTGATCCTGATGGACATCCAGTTGCCTGAAGTCTCGGGGCTGGTGGTCACCAAATGGCTCAAGGAAGACGACGAGCTGGCGTCGATTCCGGTCATCGCCGTGACGGCCTTCGCCATGAAGGGCGACGAAGAGCGAATCCTGCAGGGCGGCTGCGAGGGATACATCTCCAAACCCATCTCCGTGCCTCACTTTTTGGAAACCATTGCCCGCTACATTGGACCTGCCGACTAG
- a CDS encoding PleD family two-component system response regulator: MTARVLIVDDIPTNVRLLEARLSAEYFDVVTAASGKDALAICAEGEIDIILLDVMMPEMDGFEVCARLKADRRTSHIPVLMVTALDQPSDRVRGLEAGADDFLTKPVDDVQLMARVKSLVRLKALTDELRARARTGQEIAIEDAMRAVDSIDHDDGRILLVDPDLRHAERIRGYLEAHNRVDVLANPADAVLAVSGGDYELALVSMAIGDFDPLRVCSQMRTAEQTRTLPIILIAEEDDRPRVVRGLDLGVNDFIMRPVERNELMARVRTQIRRQRYAVELRQSVNNTLALAVTDELTGLYNRRYFERHLSILLQKAQQQDRDMAVMLIDMDYFKDVNDTHGHDTGDAVLREFADRLRRNIRGVDLACRFGGEEFVVLMPDTDSRQAQGVAERVRGAVAEKGFDAGNGRPLSVTVSIGMALNEHHADTPELLLKRADVALYRAKREGRNRVVVDAA, from the coding sequence TTGACGGCGCGGGTGCTGATCGTCGACGATATTCCAACCAATGTCCGCCTGCTCGAGGCGCGGCTTTCGGCTGAGTATTTCGACGTCGTTACGGCCGCCTCCGGCAAGGACGCGCTGGCGATCTGCGCCGAGGGCGAGATCGACATCATTCTGCTCGATGTGATGATGCCGGAGATGGATGGCTTCGAGGTGTGTGCGCGGCTCAAGGCCGATCGCCGGACCAGCCATATCCCGGTGCTGATGGTAACCGCACTCGACCAGCCTTCGGATCGGGTGCGCGGCCTCGAGGCCGGCGCCGACGATTTCCTGACCAAGCCGGTGGACGACGTCCAATTGATGGCGCGGGTAAAGAGCCTGGTACGCCTCAAGGCGCTGACCGACGAGTTGCGCGCCCGGGCGCGCACCGGCCAGGAGATCGCCATCGAGGACGCCATGCGCGCGGTGGACTCCATCGACCACGATGATGGCCGGATTCTTCTCGTCGATCCCGATCTTCGGCATGCCGAGCGCATCCGCGGCTACCTCGAGGCACATAACCGGGTCGACGTCCTGGCTAATCCGGCCGACGCCGTGCTGGCGGTGAGCGGCGGCGACTACGAACTGGCGCTCGTCTCGATGGCCATTGGCGATTTCGATCCTTTGCGGGTCTGCTCCCAGATGCGGACGGCCGAGCAGACGCGCACCCTGCCGATCATTCTGATCGCCGAAGAGGACGACCGGCCGCGTGTGGTTCGCGGGCTCGACCTCGGGGTCAACGACTTCATCATGCGGCCGGTCGAACGCAACGAACTGATGGCACGGGTGCGGACCCAGATTCGCCGCCAGCGTTACGCCGTGGAGCTGCGCCAGAGCGTCAACAACACGCTGGCCCTGGCGGTAACCGACGAACTGACCGGCCTCTACAACCGCCGATACTTCGAGCGGCATCTGTCGATCCTCCTGCAGAAAGCGCAGCAGCAGGACCGCGACATGGCTGTGATGCTGATCGACATGGACTACTTCAAGGACGTCAACGACACCCATGGCCACGATACCGGCGATGCCGTGCTGCGGGAGTTCGCCGATCGGCTGCGCCGCAACATCCGCGGCGTCGATCTCGCCTGCCGATTCGGCGGCGAGGAGTTCGTCGTGCTGATGCCCGATACCGACTCACGCCAGGCACAGGGCGTCGCCGAGCGGGTCCGGGGCGCCGTGGCGGAGAAGGGCTTCGACGCCGGCAACGGGCGGCCTTTGTCGGTCACCGTGTCGATCGGCATGGCCCTCAACGAGCACCACGCCGACACCCCGGAACTCCTGCTGAAGCGGGCCGATGTGGCGCTTTACCGGGCCAAACGAGAAGGGCGCAACCGGGTCGTTGTCGACGCCGCCTAG
- the rpmG gene encoding 50S ribosomal protein L33, protein MAKAVSLKIKLVSTADTGFYYVTKKNSRTQTEKLSFKKYDPVVRKHVEFKEAKIK, encoded by the coding sequence ATGGCCAAAGCCGTATCCCTCAAGATCAAGCTCGTGTCGACTGCCGACACCGGCTTCTACTACGTCACCAAGAAGAACTCGCGTACCCAGACCGAGAAGCTCTCGTTCAAGAAGTACGACCCGGTCGTGCGCAAGCACGTCGAGTTCAAGGAAGCCAAGATCAAATAA
- a CDS encoding DUF983 domain-containing protein — protein MAVEIGFVREQRSLWKAIGNGVMCRCPNCGKGKLFRSYLKLNDTCSECGEKLSAARADDFPPYIAIFIVGHVLVGWMLHAEMSGPVDPMLYVWTMIPAAILLPLVMLPSIKGAVVGLQWANYMYGFDPTRGDTSKSDV, from the coding sequence ATGGCGGTCGAGATCGGTTTTGTGCGTGAGCAGCGCTCGCTGTGGAAGGCAATCGGCAATGGCGTGATGTGCCGTTGCCCGAACTGCGGCAAGGGCAAACTGTTCCGCTCCTACCTCAAGCTCAACGATACCTGCAGCGAGTGCGGCGAAAAGCTGAGCGCGGCGCGTGCGGATGACTTCCCGCCCTATATCGCCATCTTCATCGTCGGCCACGTGCTGGTCGGCTGGATGCTGCATGCCGAGATGAGCGGGCCGGTCGATCCGATGCTCTACGTCTGGACCATGATCCCGGCGGCAATCCTGCTGCCGCTGGTCATGCTGCCCTCGATCAAGGGCGCCGTCGTCGGGCTGCAATGGGCCAACTACATGTATGGCTTCGACCCGACGCGCGGCGATACCTCCAAGAGCGACGTCTGA
- the rnr gene encoding ribonuclease R has protein sequence MAKAPKPKTTPKSPRQFAVGTLPSREAILEAMAQQPTLDGKRDLARHFGIHGDMRTPFKVLLKQMEGEGFIARTRKQIRPTAALSAVTVLDIPTDADPDNLHAFPAQWNDEEGARPRVMVRQAKDARVAPAPGDRILARISAGDGELPNYTARAMKILDKPRRGQIGIVRLDEDGARLIPVDRKQKEMRIDGGDLGNAHDGDLVEVEVKLTGRLMIPKAKVSNVIGNPKSEGAVSMIAIHNLEIPYRFPASVTKEAEEAKETTIKGREDWRHIPLVTIDPVDAKDHDDAVYAEPDTDPKNPGGHIVYVAIADVAAYVRPGTALDREAYIRGNSVYFPDRVVPMLPERISNDLCSLREGENRPSLAVRMVFDQNGRKRSHSFHRVLFRSAAKLSYQQAQAAIDGRPDDKTGPILDTILRPLWAAYGAMAKARDNRGPLDLDLPERKIILDKAGMVVDVKVPERLDAHRLIEEMMIAANVAAAETLEKHKSALLYRVHDTPSQEKLVALRDFLSSLQLPAPKSDAVRPSDFNRILDKARTDGKIQQVSEIILRTQAQAEYAAENYGHFGLNLERYAHFTSPIRRYADLIVHRALISALELGKDGLTDSEIVKLPGIAQHISSTERRAMLAERETIDRLLAQFLAAHINARFEGRISGVTRSGLFVRLKDTGADGFIPASTLGQDYYRFVEEMQAMVGDRTGETFRIGDDVSVRLLEVAPVAGALRFELLSEGSRGVPSSGGRARKGPSSKRGKAGAYRKLAKRKR, from the coding sequence ATGGCGAAAGCGCCAAAACCCAAGACTACTCCCAAGAGCCCGCGGCAGTTTGCCGTGGGCACGCTCCCCTCGCGCGAAGCCATCCTCGAAGCGATGGCACAGCAGCCGACCCTCGATGGCAAGCGCGACCTGGCGCGCCATTTCGGCATTCACGGCGACATGCGCACCCCGTTCAAGGTGCTGCTCAAGCAGATGGAGGGCGAGGGCTTCATCGCCCGGACCCGCAAGCAGATCCGGCCGACCGCCGCCCTGTCGGCGGTGACCGTCCTCGACATCCCGACCGACGCCGATCCCGACAACCTCCACGCCTTTCCCGCACAATGGAACGACGAGGAAGGGGCGCGTCCACGCGTCATGGTCAGGCAAGCCAAGGATGCCCGCGTGGCGCCCGCGCCGGGCGACAGGATCCTGGCGCGCATCAGCGCCGGCGATGGCGAGCTGCCGAACTATACCGCGCGGGCGATGAAAATCCTCGACAAGCCGCGTCGCGGCCAGATCGGCATCGTCCGCCTGGACGAGGACGGCGCGCGGCTGATCCCGGTCGACCGCAAGCAGAAGGAAATGCGCATCGACGGCGGCGATCTGGGCAATGCCCACGACGGCGACCTGGTCGAGGTCGAAGTCAAGCTGACCGGCCGGCTGATGATCCCCAAGGCCAAAGTCAGCAACGTCATCGGCAATCCGAAGTCCGAAGGGGCGGTCTCGATGATCGCTATTCACAACCTCGAGATTCCCTACCGTTTCCCCGCTTCGGTGACCAAGGAAGCCGAGGAGGCGAAGGAAACCACGATCAAGGGCCGCGAGGACTGGCGCCACATTCCGCTGGTCACCATCGACCCGGTCGACGCCAAGGACCACGACGACGCGGTCTATGCCGAGCCCGATACCGACCCCAAAAATCCCGGTGGCCATATCGTCTACGTGGCGATCGCCGACGTCGCGGCCTATGTCCGCCCGGGGACGGCGCTCGATCGCGAGGCCTATATCCGCGGCAACTCGGTCTATTTCCCCGACCGCGTCGTGCCGATGCTGCCCGAACGCATTTCGAACGACCTCTGCTCGCTGCGTGAGGGAGAGAACCGGCCGTCGCTGGCGGTGCGCATGGTGTTCGACCAGAACGGCAGGAAGCGCTCGCACAGTTTTCATCGCGTGCTGTTCCGCTCCGCCGCCAAGCTCAGCTACCAGCAGGCCCAGGCGGCGATCGACGGCCGGCCAGACGACAAGACCGGGCCGATCCTCGACACGATCCTCCGGCCGCTATGGGCTGCCTACGGCGCCATGGCCAAGGCTCGCGACAATCGCGGCCCGCTCGATCTCGACCTGCCCGAACGCAAGATCATCCTCGACAAGGCCGGCATGGTCGTTGACGTCAAGGTGCCGGAACGGCTCGACGCGCACCGGCTGATCGAGGAGATGATGATCGCGGCCAATGTCGCGGCCGCCGAGACGCTGGAGAAGCACAAGAGCGCCCTGCTCTATCGGGTGCACGACACCCCGAGCCAGGAGAAGCTGGTGGCGCTGCGCGACTTCCTGAGTTCGCTCCAGCTGCCGGCGCCGAAATCGGACGCGGTACGACCATCGGATTTCAACCGCATCCTCGACAAGGCCCGCACCGACGGCAAGATCCAGCAGGTCTCGGAAATCATCCTGCGCACCCAGGCGCAGGCCGAGTACGCCGCCGAGAACTATGGCCATTTCGGCCTCAATCTCGAGCGCTATGCCCACTTCACCTCGCCGATCCGCCGCTATGCCGACCTGATCGTGCACCGGGCGCTGATCAGCGCGCTGGAGCTGGGCAAGGACGGACTGACCGACAGCGAGATCGTCAAGCTGCCGGGGATCGCCCAGCACATCTCGTCGACCGAACGCCGCGCCATGCTGGCCGAACGAGAGACCATCGACCGGCTGCTGGCGCAGTTCCTTGCCGCGCATATCAACGCCAGGTTCGAAGGCCGCATCTCGGGCGTCACCCGCTCGGGCCTGTTCGTGCGCCTCAAGGATACCGGCGCCGACGGGTTTATTCCGGCCTCCACGCTGGGGCAGGATTACTATCGCTTCGTCGAGGAGATGCAGGCTATGGTGGGCGACCGGACCGGCGAGACGTTCCGCATCGGCGACGATGTGAGCGTCCGGCTGCTCGAGGTTGCCCCAGTTGCCGGGGCACTGCGCTTCGAGCTGCTGAGCGAAGGCAGCCGCGGCGTTCCGTCATCTGGCGGACGGGCGCGCAAAGGACCATCTAGCAAACGAGGCAAGGCGGGCGCCTATCGCAAGCTCGCCAAACGGAAGAGATAG